The sequence below is a genomic window from Lelliottia sp. JS-SCA-14.
GGCCCGTTCCACTGCGGGCCGCCGCCTGCCAGTCGGCCTCTGACAGCATCGACAGATCCGGCTCGGCCTTAAATGCCAACAGAATGTTCATTCACCTTTCCCAGCGGCTTTGGCGGCAGCTCGGCCGCCTCCACCAGCGATAGATTTTTGGTTTCCGGCGCCCACAGGAGCGACACCAGCAGCCCGACCAGCAGGACCGCGACCAGCATCAGCAGCGTGTTGCGCATTCCCCAGGAGAGCAGCGCCATCGGCAGCAGCCCGGTGGCGATCGCCGCGCCGAGTCGGCTCATGGCGGTGGCGAAACCCACGCCCAGGGAGCGAATGTCGGTCGGGAAACTCTCAGCGGGCAGAATTCCGACCAGGTTGCTCGCCGCCGAAATCGCGGTGCTGAACAGCACGAACAGCAGCAGGATCAGAGTGCTGTTGCTGGCGGGTGTGAAGGCCAGCGCCGTGAGCGTCAGCGCCAGCAGCAGAAAGCTGCTGATGAGAAACTGGCGTCGGGAGAGCGACCAGGTGAGCACCAGCCCGAGCAGCGCGCCGACAATCAGCAGGCTGTTGAGGATCAGGCTCGCGGTCAGGGCATCTTCCAGACCAATCGTCCCGGCGATGGTCGGCAGCCAGGTGTAAATCACAAACCACGGCACCACCAGACAGATAAAGAACAGGCTGTTAAACGCCGTGCGCCGCCAGTAGCGGGCGGAAAACAGCGTGCGGATATGGCGGGTGGTGACGCTGGCAATTTCATCGCCGGGCAGCACATTCGCCCCCAGAAAGCGCCGCACCACCGCGTGCGCTTCGCCGATCCGCCCCTGGCGCATCAGCCAGCGGGGCGATTCCGGCGTGCCCATCCGCAACAGGGTGATCGCCAGCGCCGGGAAGGCGGCGGAGGCCAGCAGCCAGCGCCAGGTTTCGGGTTCACTGTTGATCCACAGATGCCCCGCCACGCTCGCCAGCACGTAGCCGATGGTCCAGACCACGCTGAACGCGCCGAGCAGCATGCCGCGATAGCGTTTGGGGGAGAATTCCGCCAGCAGCGTGTGGCCCACGGAGTAGTCGCCGCCGAGGCCAAAACCGATTAAGACACGCAGAAAAATCAGCTGTTCCGGCGAGGTGACAAAAAACTGCAGAAAGGAGGCCAGGGTGATCAGCAGAAAGCTGAAGGTGAAGATGCGCTGGCGGCCAATGTGATCGGAGATCCAGCCCAGAATCAGGCTGCCGAGAAACAGACCAAACAGCGCCGAGCCGCCGACCATCCCCTCCTGCATCGCCGTCAGGTTCATCTGTGACTGGAGCGGAATAATCGCGTAGCCGATGACGCCGAGCACGTAGCCGTCGGTCAGATGGGCACCAAAAGTGAGACCGGCAATACGCCAGTGAAAGCGGGTTAGCGGCAGATCGTCCATTCGTACGGGTGACGCGCTCATGGCTCCCCCTTCAGGAAAAAGGACGGCTTCCCCGAGGAGAAGCCGTAGCAGTGATTATTTTTCAATCGGATAGATGGTTCCGGTATTCATAATGCCATTCGGATCGAACTGTTTTTTCAGCCCTTCCAGCAGCGCCCAGGCGGTGCCGTGCTCCGCTTTCGCCCAGTGCACGCGGTGCTTACCGATACCGTGGTGGTGCACCATCGAACCGCCGAGGGCGATCGTCTCTTCGCAGATGATTTTGTTCAGCGGGTTGTGGTACTTGTCGATCTCCTCTTCCGGCTTACAGTCCACCACGTTGTAGTCGTAGACGAAGTACATGTTGGTGCCATTGATGTAGCTGTGGGAGGAGTGGCCGCCGAGCATGGTGATGTCGTCCGCGTGCGGGAATTCAGTGCGGATACGGTGGATCACGCGCTCGTAAATCTGGTTGATGCAGCTCCAGTCACCGGACACTTCGGTGGTGAAGCCCATGTTGCCGGTTTTGAGGATCTGCACGCGCTCGGCAGCCACTTTTTCCGGGCCCCAGTTGAGGTTGTTGAACCAGTTTTCGATCAGCTTGCTGTCCACGCGGGTGCACTGCGGGTAGCGCGCCACAATCTCGGCGATCCCTTCCCCGGTGGCGCGCGCCATGCGCGGATTGCCTTCGGCCATAAAGATCATCACGCATTTGCCTTCAGCAAAATGGGTGAAGTGCTGCGTTCCGTCTTCGGCGTCGTACAGGCGGGCAATCGACGGACGATAGCCTTCGACCATCACTTCGCGCAGGATCTCAAAGCCGGTTTTCATCTCGTCGAGAATGTAGCCATAGTAGAGATTGTTTTCCGGGGTGAATTTGAAAATTTTCACTGTCACTTCAGTGATGTAGCACAGCGCCCCTTCGTTGCCGATGATGATATGACGGATGTCAGGCCCGGCGGCACGACGCGGCACGTTCTTGATGCGGGTAATGGTGCCGTTCGGCAGCACCGCTTCCAGCCCGACCACCATATCTTCGATCGCGCCATAAAGAGTGGAAAACTGGCCGATACTGCGCGTCGCCACGAGCCCGCCCATCTGCGCCAGCGGTTTGGACTGCGGGGAATGGCCGGTGGTGTAGCCTTTGGCGCGCAGCGCGTTTTCCAGCACTTCCAGCGGGACGCCGCACTGGGCGGTGGCCTGCATGTTTTCGATATCAATATCGATAATTTTGTTCATCCCGGAGCCGTCGAGCACCAGCGAGTTTTTCACCACCGTTTCCAGCCCGCCTTCCGTTGCGGAAGCTCCCGTACGCGGTACGCCGTTGATTTTGTGCTGATTCATAAATGCCAGCACGTCGGAAACCTGCTGCGTCGAGCCAAGTTTCACCACCGCCGCGGGCAGAGGCAGGGTAAACACGCCGTGAATATCGGCATATTTTCGAAAGCGGTCGACGCTGTTTTTCTTCAGTACGTTTTCATCGGTCACCACGCGCTCGGGACCGACAATTTCTTTTACCTGTTCAACAATTGCTTCGCGGGATAAAGACATAATAATTCCTTTCTGATTTAACGGTAATAAACAGAAACCACCGGATTAAGCGGAAAATGATTAACGGACTAAATAGCCGCCATCGACAACTAATAAATGACCATTGACATAATCAGACGCACGACTGGAGAGATAAACCATCGCCCCCATTAAATCCTGAGTATCGCCCCAGCGATTCGCCGGAATATGATCCAGTACGCGCTGATTGGTTTCAGGATTACTGCGGGTAGCGGTGGTAATTTCCGTGGCGTAATATCCCGGCGCAATGCCGTTGACCTGAATATTATATTGCCCGAGTTCGTCACAATAGGCTTTGGTGAATCCAGCGAGGGCATGTTTTGTCGCCGAATAGGCCGGGGACCACTGGCCGCCTAAATAAGAGAACAGCGAACAAATATTAATGATTTTTCCGCTCTGCTGCGGGATCATAATTTTCGCCGCTTCATGGCTTAATTCAAATGCCGCCGTCAGGTTGACGTCGATCATCGGGTCCCAGTCAGCACGACCAAAATCCAGCACTTTATTCAGCTTACAGATCCCGGCGTTGTTAACCAGAATATCGACGGTGCCAAAACGCTCGCAGCAGGCGGCGATAATCTTGCGCGGCGCGCCGTCGCCGGTGATGTCCACCTGCATAAATTCGACTTCCACGCCCTGCTGCTCAATCAGCTCGCGGGTTTCGCCGTTGTCTTTGATAAAGCTCGGGATAAACAGGTTGGCTCCCGCTTTTGCCAGCGCCATGGCGAACGCCTGGCCCAGGCCGCTGTTGCCCCCGGTGACGATCGCCGTTTTTCCCTTCAGGGAGAAGAAATCCATAGAAAATGCGTTAAGCGACTCGATAGACATAATGTGGCTCCACAATCCTTTAGGCAAAAAAAAAGAAAGGCAACTTCCCCCGGTAAGAGGGAAGTCACCTTTCTCATGTTCTCTGGTAACTGTGGATAATTTGTAGCATAGCCAGGTAGAGTCTAATGTGATGGAAATCACAGAGCCGTGTTTCAGCCCCATGAAATAACAAATGGTCAGAAGCGTGATTATTCTCACACTCAAACACCGTCACGCATGTTATTTGTAGTGTAATTACTAGAGACCAAGAGAAAAGTAATCCTCCTGAAAAGGCGGTTTACTTTTCTCTTTTTTTTGTTTGTTTTTTACCCTATTAACCTGCACCACTAACGTGAGAGATCCCTATGCAACATTCACCCTGGCGTCGCTGGATTACCCTCGCCATTATTAGTTTTAGCGGTGGCGTGAGTTTTGATCTCGCCTATTTGCGCTATATCTATCAAATCCCGATGGCAAAATTTATGGGATT
It includes:
- a CDS encoding SDR family oxidoreductase, with protein sequence MSIESLNAFSMDFFSLKGKTAIVTGGNSGLGQAFAMALAKAGANLFIPSFIKDNGETRELIEQQGVEVEFMQVDITGDGAPRKIIAACCERFGTVDILVNNAGICKLNKVLDFGRADWDPMIDVNLTAAFELSHEAAKIMIPQQSGKIINICSLFSYLGGQWSPAYSATKHALAGFTKAYCDELGQYNIQVNGIAPGYYATEITTATRSNPETNQRVLDHIPANRWGDTQDLMGAMVYLSSRASDYVNGHLLVVDGGYLVR
- a CDS encoding FAD-binding oxidoreductase — translated: MSLSREAIVEQVKEIVGPERVVTDENVLKKNSVDRFRKYADIHGVFTLPLPAAVVKLGSTQQVSDVLAFMNQHKINGVPRTGASATEGGLETVVKNSLVLDGSGMNKIIDIDIENMQATAQCGVPLEVLENALRAKGYTTGHSPQSKPLAQMGGLVATRSIGQFSTLYGAIEDMVVGLEAVLPNGTITRIKNVPRRAAGPDIRHIIIGNEGALCYITEVTVKIFKFTPENNLYYGYILDEMKTGFEILREVMVEGYRPSIARLYDAEDGTQHFTHFAEGKCVMIFMAEGNPRMARATGEGIAEIVARYPQCTRVDSKLIENWFNNLNWGPEKVAAERVQILKTGNMGFTTEVSGDWSCINQIYERVIHRIRTEFPHADDITMLGGHSSHSYINGTNMYFVYDYNVVDCKPEEEIDKYHNPLNKIICEETIALGGSMVHHHGIGKHRVHWAKAEHGTAWALLEGLKKQFDPNGIMNTGTIYPIEK